A DNA window from Schistocerca gregaria isolate iqSchGreg1 chromosome 2, iqSchGreg1.2, whole genome shotgun sequence contains the following coding sequences:
- the LOC126333223 gene encoding serine-rich adhesin for platelets-like yields the protein MKQEEESGNSKGGEDGVTSGTAPNESISKSSGDPNDAPKVVSGSAHPSGGEDHATEPTGIDGAADSTSPERNTAANTSGSSMGSVSTSSPSSEMEKRIGRPDCDLERSSSSINDSVSDCNQRDSSSCDASVSECNQSLSSCCSECSIHSGVIDKCGRHRESSDVDHSHPPPVVVPNLNGRQAESADESVSEFNPRDSVSSTSLSSTPSGVIDRSGRKCESTDTDNSPPGPPPGTASSSVGHQADAVAVESVTCQPMSDSLTEQDAAMSSAGSAGTLTRKMTLRSGRVTQVESVPPKKHRDVSDTKRLKSVGKPPKRRFSVDDQSQSSSEENPEKLLRLESSDTMTCLSKAEGTTSFVNNQSGDITNVSSDLPRETTSSTVAEDSSSENERLLLANPDDVPVSQVSPTFTTAEEEAMVENEKSVDEKLDTDRSESAPDNEQNPVDKEVLDQPSTSSDSSAYQAAKNHTETDPLPPTAIGGDEPVDACAKPTVPEIPTSHVPCASDSVVSREIIKEIQPTGAESRASRSSALTLDKNECSANNYVETTTDTFAQVTCDGNQEHAEEKVNNATQENYAETPAGETSYGSRRVALDLQNIPCRRAARDVVIPSSFFTSAGRRDSEKSFERNVRMDVEIEVNKDRMQAAPDSSTEVAVEGITSKTATKIHQQVSTNISHLPGTDVTRDVPLSRPSRDHSGLIECTKKIINDIPHESRNTASSNMRGNEDNAAGKVPQEARHLDSSEESDASPVPPPAEQYDQRNLQIYRYITTNSGSDIRYSPYVTRRRPLRPGYSDGDNYRRTRRQPHGARQADNGVQTTRDAPASFGEACSIS from the coding sequence atgaaacaagaagaagaatCTGGTAACTCTAAAGGAGGAGAGGATGGAGTAACGTCTGGTACAGCACCAAACGAAAGTATAAGTAAAAGCAGTGGAGACCCAAACGATGCTCCGAAGGTTGTTTCCGGCTCTGCACACCCAAGTGGTGGAGAAGACCATGCAACAGAACCAACTGGAATCGACGGTGCCGCAGACAGTACCAGCCCTGAACGGAATACAGCCGCAAATACATCAGGAAGCAGTATGGGAAGCGTGAGTACGAGCAGTCCTAGTTCTGAAATGGAGAAGAGAATTGGGCGGCCAGACTGCGATTTGGAACGCAGCAGTAGCTCAATTAACGACTCCGTATCGGATTGTAACCAAAGAGACAGTAGCTCTTGTGATGCCTCTGTATCGGAATGTAACCAAAGCCTCTCGTCCTGCTGCTCAGAATGTAGCATTCATTCTGGAGTTATTGACAAGTGCGGAAGACACCGTGAGAGCAGTGATGTGGATCATTCCCATCCTCCGCCAGTAGTTGTTCCAAATTTGAATGGACGTCAGGCAGAAAGTGCAGACGAATCAGTGTCGGAATTTAATCCAAGGGACAGCGTGTCATCAACTTCACTAAGTAGCACACCCTCTGGAGTTATTGACAGGAGTGGAAGAAAATGCGAGAGCACTGACACGGATAACTCCCCACCAGGTCCTCCACCGGGAACTGCATCCAGTTCAGTTGGACATCAGGCAGATGCAGTTGCTGTTGAATCAGTCACCTGCCAGCCGATGTCTGATTCTCTCACTGAGCAAGATGCTGCCATGTCCAGTGCAGGGTCCGCAGGTACATTAACGAGGAAAATGACGCTCAGATCAGGCAGGGTTACCCAAGTTGAGAGTGTTCCTCCGAAGAAACATCGTGATGTCAGCGACACGAAAAGACTTAAATCTGTCGGAAAACCCCCGAAGAGGAGGTTTTCTGTGGATGACCAGAGCCAATCTTCCTCGGAGGAGAATCCTGAAAAGTTGCTTCGCTTAGAGTCTTCCGATACGATGACGTGCTTAAGCAAGGCAGAAGGCACTACTAGCTTTGTGAATAACCAGTCCGGAGATATTACAAATGTCTCATCGGACCTTCCTAGGGAAACAACTTCAAGCACTGTTGCGGAGGATTCATCATCGGAAAACGAGCGGCTGCTTCTTGCAAACCCTGATGATGTCCCTGTTAGCCAAGTTTCGCCTACATTTACAACTGCAGAGGAGGAAGCTATGGTGGAGAATGAGAAATCAGTGGATGAAAAGCTCGATACTGATAGATCAGAGTCAGCACCCGATAACGAACAAAATCCTGTCGACAAAGAGGTGCTCGATCAGCCGTCTACAAGTTCGGATTCATCAGCCTACCAGGCAGCTAAGAATCATACGGAAACGGATCCATTACCTCCTACAGCTATTGGAGGAGACGAACCCGTCGATGCATGTGCGAAGCCCACAGTTCCAGAGATTCCAACATCTCACGTACCATGTGCTAGTGACTCTGTTGTAAGCAGAGagatcataaaagaaattcaaccaACTGGTGCAGAAAGTCGTGCGTCTCGAAGTTCAGCATTGACCTTGGACAAGAATGAATGTTCTGCCAATAATTACGTTGAAACTACCACCGATACGTTTGCGCAAGTTACTTGCGATGGCAATCAAGAACACGCCGAAGAGAAAGTTAATAACGCGACACAAGAGAATTATGCGGAAACTCCAGCTGGTGAAACGAGTTACGGGTCGAGGCGGGTTGCACTAGACCTTCAAAACATCCCTTGCCGGAGGGCAGCGAGAGATGTGGTTATTCCAAGCTCATTTTTCACATCAGCAGGTAGACGTGACTCAGAAAAAAGTTTTGAGAGAAATGTAAGAATGGACGTAGAAATAGAGGTCAATAAAGACCGTATGCAAGCAGCACCCGATAGTTCCACAGAAGTGGCAGTGGAAGGAATTACGTCTAAAACAGCCACGAAGATTCATCAGCAGGTGTCTACCAATATTTCTCACTTGCCAGgtacagacgttacaagagatgtACCTTTAAGTCGCCCATCTCGCGATCACAGTGGTCTGATAGAGTGCACGAAGAAAATTATAAATGATATACCACACGAGAGTAGGAACACAGCTTCTTCCAACATGCGAGGCAATGAAGATAACGCTGCAGGAAAGGTACCTCAAGAAGCAAGACATCTCGACAGCTCTGAAGAGAGTGATGCGTCGCCTGTTCCCCCACCTGCGGAGCAGTACGACCAGAGGAATCTCCAGATATACCGCTATATTACGACGAACAGCGGGTCTGATATAAGATACTCGCCATATGTCACCCGTCGGCGCCCTTTAAGGCCCGGGTACAGCGATGGAGATAATTACCGCCGAACCAGGAGGCAGCCTCACGGAGCTCGGCAGGCAGATAATGGTGTCCAGACTACCAGAGACGCTCCGGCCTCATTTGGTGAGGCATGCAGCATTTCCTAG